In Pyrus communis chromosome 15, drPyrComm1.1, whole genome shotgun sequence, the genomic stretch TACTGAGTTTGTGCAGAGACAAGTCCGAAGCTTGACATCTTTGTAGCTGCAGACACAACGGCTTGATTGTTGGAGTAAATCATGCCTACTCGAAAACCTGGCAGCCCCAGATCCTTAGAGAGGCTGTACACAATGTGACAACGATTCCATACTTCGGCATCTTCTAGGTTTCTCTCAGTTAGAGCTTCTGCAATGCTTACAAAACTTGGGGAGTTGAAGACGGTGCCCGAGTATATTTCGTCGCTTATTATGTGTATTTCTTTTTCAATGGCAAAGTCTATGAGGTGATTGAGTTCAAGTCGAGTCATTGTTGTGCCTAAAGGGTTTGAAGGATTTGTGACCAATACTCCTTTAACTTTTAGGTTGAATTTTTGGGCTTGTTGGTAGGCTTCTTCCAATGCAGTCTCAGTGATTTTGTATCCATTTGCACTTGTGCATTTTATTGGAACAATTTCTGCTTCGGTACGCCACTTCAGATCTCTATCAAACCTGCCAAAAAGAAGTGATCAACAACAATAGTTGAGTTATATTGTCAAACAAAATATAAGTACTAATTAAGAATTATATGTGGGGGAAAATCATTGTATGCACCGATTATTTATGCATGCGAAACTCACATATATCCGTCAGATTGATCACTATTGTGTGGTGAGTTTTACATGCATGCATGTCGTGAGAGAAAAGTTTATATGTAACTGTGCATACAAAAGTCCTCGAGAATAATTAGGAAGAACAATACGTCTGGATGTAAACATAATGTAGCGCACAAAGATTATGATCAATACCCTGGGTAGTATGGAATCGGGAGGAGGAAGGCGTCGCCACGATCAGCAAGGCAAAACATAAGAGTCTCGTTGGCAGAAGTTGAACCGGCGGTGAGCACAAGCTTGTTAGGATCAAATTTTACTTTGTTTCCTCTCATGCTTGCCATGAAATCTACCATCTCCTGTATATACAAGTGCGTATTAGttcagaaaatatatatattcgtATACTTACATACACACATaagtatatacatatgtatatatatatatatatccacgaTCAAAAAATTTCTAAATGTTTACATTTAGAAGTAATTACGTACATTCTTGAAAGCAGGGAAGCCGTTGTAGTCTTGAAAGAGAGCCAACTCTTTGAAAACAGATTCTCCATTTCTTTTCAACTCCAGTGCATCGGGATTGCTTGCAAGCCATGACTCAATAAGGTCAAATGAAAGCTGCAAAAGTTAGGTACATATTAATAAGCATGTTACCGGAAGTAGAGACCAAAGCATGTACAAAATATTAACACTAAACTAAttgtaaaaattaattaaaaattatataaacagGTATAAGACCATGCACACGTACGCAAAATCACCAACCAACTTAGAGATTGTCACTTTGAACAACGATGGACCATCTAATTGATTACATTATTATTTCTTATCATGATAGCTTGAGGCTTGACCGCGCCATGAGatcttttcaaaatattttgtgaCAAAGTAAGTTAGGTAGGATGTAGTATCTCTTTCTTTTCGTTACATTAGAGAGTTTCGAACCTTGGACTTAAATCAACTAATCCTGATGGACTTTAGTAGTGATAATAGACTAAATTTTCATTATGACTGATTCTCACCTGATTCTCTGCAAGTCCCATCTGAATGataccatttggattttgaactTGATCATAAGGGTTCTTCTCGTATTCCTGCCATCCCAAGAAGTAGGATGAGTCTTGGCCATGCGAGTCACAACTTGCTTTCTTTGACAACATTTTCAGTTCAACCAAGCTAGCTTGCCTCTGATTAAGTACTTGTGAAATGACAAGAACCTTTTCTTAAAAagctttgagagagagagagagagagagagagagagagtagagaagTTGGTCGACTTGGTCCGTAAGGAAGGAGGGtttgctttgtggaaaatagAACGCTGCATGCATATAAATAGGGAGCCTCAAGAGGCTCAGGATACAGGAGGGAACAAACGGGAAAGACACTAGTCCGACACTATGAATAATGAATTGACGGTGATGATTCTTTGACCAGTGTTTAcatattatatacatatttttagATGAGAAtaatatagggaattgttattggcacttcaaaaatctcattctacactccaaactttctatattttgaaagaaaaatatatttgtgaggagtgtagaatgagactttttgagtgccaataacacttctcatAATATAAAACAATTATAATTAGTAATCATACTATAAGTACTagcattttttgttaattaggtATAATTATAAGTACAAGTCGCTTTATGGTTATTGacattattattaaaattttgcACGTACGTACTGATATCCACTTATAATTAATTTGTGTATACAACAGCTCCAGCTAAGTGTTAATGTGTCATTTAGAAGTGCTGCTTCCGAGATATAAGCATAGATTCTTATATTATACTAGGGTTTGGTACCGAATCATAATTTCGGGCTTAAAAAAGTGTATAAAATGCACAAGTATTTTCTGTCAAATTAAAActgcaaaaatttaattttgtaaatttaattatctaatTTACTGTTTCATCCCATATATACCTGAGCATTATAAAATTTTCGTACACTTGCACCCGTAAATATAACATATACAAAATTGTTACAAATCCATCTTATTTAAACGCAAACTAAAATTCTTATccatctttttggttttttttttttttgaacaagtttttcattttttttaaagaaaagtaGAAGAAGATGAGAGATCAAGAAAAATAGCTCATAATAATTCATATTCATGCAGCTAAATTACATacaaatgaagagaataatGACTACGCATAACTGGTACCTTTTGCTGCAATTTTTTACatattgtttaattaattaaataatatatttttagttgttGTTATAGGTGGATAGGGTTattgggagaaatttttcattgtgatcaGAATATGAGTGGCAcattatgtgtttttatataagtagtgaaattttttattttttaagttattaactttttaacacacatatcttacAATTTGTATTATAACACATGATATACTATTCGTGTTCtcatcacactgaaaaatctctggGATTATTGGATGTCCAAGAGAGAAGGCACTCAACTCTGACTTCCAGTGAAGCACCGACACGCTACCGTCATCTCTTTTGGTCTGAAAGCGAACATCCCTCTATTTTCAATTACCAATGTCTTTTGCGTCATCGACTTCTAGTTAACcaagttttttagttttcaattttataaTATACAATCAAGTGTCTTATGGTAGGGATATGTAACCACGTTAAGTTTTGCGGTAGGAGTAAAGTTATGTTTTCAGTTTATACATTCAAAGTTcgttaaaacagaaaatattgCTTGAAATGCAAGGTAAATAAGCTAGCTAAAATTTGCATTGTTTACTAACTAAATGAGCAAAATGTTATAGTAATTCTTGGATATGCTTTTATACTTTAAACTAAATTGCAcgaggggggggattcgaactCAAATTTGCAATGTTGTGTTGTTTCAAAAACATACTATTTAAATCAATGGCTTATTTATATTTCTTATGAGCAAGATTTGTCTTTTTGAAGTGATAATAAGTAtgattctatttttttattaaactcaAATATCTCCCAAAGATGCAGATGTATGTTTACTGGCTATAATAATGTATGTTACTTTACATCTGAGTTTGAATTATCTTATTATAAATTTGAATAGTGTAAAATATCAAATAACATAACTAACCCTAGAAATTTATGAAAGTAGTGTAGAATATCAAAtaacataatataaaaaaaaaattgtcacgCCCCATGTTACATATAAGTCGGTTTGGTATTTCGTAacctagaaaaagaaaatttgatataTTTGCATGATTGCACCTTTGGAGAAGAGGTTGTGAAATATTACTGTTATTTACAGTGTCCTAAGTAGTTGTAGTCAATCATGGAACCCATGAAGTCTATTCTACTTCCGCAGACCCTCAAATCTGGTCACCCAATTTGGGAACATTTGGGACTTGCTTGTGAGTTctctttgttttcatttctCAGAGAGATAGAGAGCACTCTGCAAAGCTTGACATATGATGCCATGCCAGCCACCCCCATGATCAATATTTTCTCCATACAGCCATTATATCCAAAGGTTAGCACAACCTATCTAGGTGGTCCATAGGTGCACAAATGCTAGAGAAAAGTTTCTGGTTGAGGACTGTTGCCACGTGTTGGGTTTTCAATTCGGACCTCGGGTGGTCCATGGGCATCTCCTTATTGCTGATATTGTTGCCTACTTGTCTTGTTGATGAGAAATGAGAATCTCACTAGAAAGTGTGTAGGGTTCGGAAATGGGCGATCAGTATCATGGTCAAATCCAAATGATATATGGGTCCTATCTTATGGAACATGTTTACTGTAACGCGATATTTAGTCTAATAATGTATCAttgtgtataaaaaaaattcaaatgacaaTGCTTATTAAATCGGGTTTAGTctaataaatttatttcatgTAAGTTGTTCATCTTAGTCACTTAGCCATTTTCGATTGCCTTCTCCCTTCTCAGTTTTAAAGCATTATCTCTCACCTTAAAAATCTCGTAAAgttaaatttcttgtataataaatattttttcaatCAATCGCATCggtatttttttgtgtgtgtgcatAAAATCAGCCCCACACTTATTGGACTATATAACTGATTAAGTTAACGATAGTATTAGAGTTAGTGTTAATTGGTAACGAATCTTTGACCCTTCTCGGAAACTCCGacacccatttaaaaaaaagaaaactaatgaaaaggttttgaaaattttgagtttttaacgataaagacaaaataaaaggtaaagtgaataatatcagaaTTGaccttttaatataaaaatatgatttttcgttaaaataaacagtactgggagtttttcgttaaagttcattttaaaaaatacGACTTGCCTTGTATTCTGGATGAGTTTCTGAGAACCAACTGAAGTCTTATCCTATATCTCAACTAAACActactaattaatttatttatttatagagcTAGCTAGCTGCCACTGCTTGCTTATTCGTTTTAAGGATTGACTTATATAGCTATCGGTAATGATCATAGAGATTCAAATTCACACGTGCCCGATCCTTCATTAGGAAATCTATTTATTCTTACATTTGCATGATTTCATTTCATCAACCGTCTGTCAATTTTTATGTTCTATTTCTGACACTGGTGATTATACAATGGTGGTTAAGGAGGTTGAAATGTCTCTGTAAGTCCTTCTGGCCTCTAGAATGGGAAACTGACGTAACGAAACCATCAACTggttccttttaaaaaaaaaaaaaaaaaaaaaatgcaacaacaacaacaacacaaaacaatctgTTAACATCTTAATGTTAAGTGACTTCCTTACAAGAAGATGCTAATTATTTTCCTGTTTTTAAACAATAGCACTtcttttgttccaaaaaaaaaaaaaaaaccatagcaCTTCCACTCTTCGACTAGTTAGTCTCGCGATTGAATCAACCAAGGGAGGAGA encodes the following:
- the LOC137718666 gene encoding 1-aminocyclopropane-1-carboxylate synthase 3-like; the protein is MLSKKASCDSHGQDSSYFLGWQEYEKNPYDQVQNPNGIIQMGLAENQLSFDLIESWLASNPDALELKRNGESVFKELALFQDYNGFPAFKNEMVDFMASMRGNKVKFDPNKLVLTAGSTSANETLMFCLADRGDAFLLPIPYYPGFDRDLKWRTEAEIVPIKCTSANGYKITETALEEAYQQAQKFNLKVKGVLVTNPSNPLGTTMTRLELNHLIDFAIEKEIHIISDEIYSGTVFNSPSFVSIAEALTERNLEDAEVWNRCHIVYSLSKDLGLPGFRVGMIYSNNQAVVSAATKMSSFGLVSAQTQYTLSQMLKDKKFTAKYMEENQKRLKRRKEMLVCGLKGAGIRCLESNAGLFCWVDMRHLLQSNTFEAEKKLWKKVVCEFGLNISPGSSCHCSEPGWFRMCFANMSEETLMVAMQRIKALVESTIVPQQTGLSKSRWLKNKWVFQLASYEQEPDR